In Candidatus Sysuiplasma acidicola, the genomic window TATCTCACGCCTCCGAACTTTGACACCGTCTCCCGGCATGTTCTTGAAAAGAGTCCATCCGTTACCTTAAGCACATTTGACTTGTGCACGCATGTGACCCTCTTCCCCCTGTTTCTTCCGGCCGCGAGCTTCGAAGCGTATTCCGCAACCCTTGCTGTTGCCTTTTGTGTGATCAGTCTCAATGCCAGGGCCCCGCCTTCAAATTCAAATTCCATCCCCCTGTAGAGATCTTCCGTGTTCTCCCTGACGACCACGAGATCGACGTTGCTGCAGACAGAAGCGACGCCGGGCAGATTCCTGGCTGGCCTTATATTTGCATACAAATCGAGCAGTTGTCTCAGTTTCACTATGACCTCCGCAGCGCACTGACCGACAGGAGCCTTGAGGCAGGCATCCGATGAACGAATAATTTCCAGTGAGCGCTCAGGCAGCGCCGTGCCGGAGGCATTCTTTACCCGATCGCCGGCGTCCGCGCTCTCCAGTTTGACTTCGAAGCTGAATTTATCTGCTACTGCTTCAATGATCGGGTATACTGCCCTCATAACTTCGGGTCCGATACCGTCCCCTTCCATGATCGCAATGTTCAGTGGCACGTCTTTACCCTACCTTCCGGAAGAGAGTCTTTCTTTGAGTCTGCTCCTGGCCATTCCCAAATTGCCGCCGCGCATGACGACTTCCAGCTCCTTGTCATCCACGAGAAGCGACGATAGGCGTTCGCCGGATTCCGAAAGCACGATCCTGTCCTCCAAATTTATCTCAATCTCCTGCCCGGGACTCATCTCATCAACACTCTGTGCTTTAAGCAGCGGAAGGCCGTTGTTGACGGCGTTTCTGTAAAATATATCCGGAAAGGACAAGGCTATTACGGCCACGACATTATTGAATTTCAGTGAATACACTGCCTGCTCTCTGGAGCTGCCGCAACCGAAGTTCTCTCCTGCCACAACTATGTTCCGTTCATTCTTCCTGCACGCCGCCGCAAAGCCTGGATCATACTTTTCGAATGCATGCTCCGCGAAGAAGCTGCCTTCCCAGCTTTCCTGAAGCAGATTCGCGGGTATGATGAAGTCTGTATTTATGTTGTTCCCGAATTTTCTCACTATTCTGCCTTTAAGTTTCAAGCGTCATCACCGATGTAATTCCTAGGATCTGTTATTCTTCCCTCCAATGCCGATGCAGCTGCCACCGCCGGAGAGGACAGGTAGATGAACGCGTCATCGGCACCCATCCTGCCTCTGTAATTCCTGTTGCTTGTGCTTAGGCATCTGTTTCCCGGACCGAGAACACCCATGTGCTTGCCGAAGCAGGGTCCGCAGTTCGACGACTCTATGTTTGCCCCAGCATCCGCTATAGCTGAGAGAATGCCGTTCGAAGCGGCCCAGTTGAACACCCTCCTGCTTGCCGGTATCACAATCAGGTTCACGCTGCTGCTCACCCGTCTTCCCCTGAGTATGCGCGCCACAATTTCAAGATCAGTTTTTCTTGCATTTGCGCAGGAGCCTATGAAAACTGTGTCAATCTCATCGTGCACCTCGCTGACCGGTTTCGCATTAGCGGGTGAGTGTGGAAGTGACACCGTAGGTTCGACAGTGGATGCGTCAATATCCACCCTTCCTGCGTAGTCTGCATCGGCGTCGCTGGTCCGCGCATTAATCATTGCATGTTCGTCGAAATGCCTGCCTGTGTTTACGAAAGCCTGCCTGACGTATTCTGCCGTAATGTGGTCGGGATTCACCAACGCGCTGCGCGCTCCCATTTCGACAGAAAGATTGCACATGGTGAATCTGCCGTCCATCTCCATGGCGGAGACAGTATCACCAGAAAACTCCGCAACCCTCCTGGAACAGCCGCCCTCTCCCATCATGCCAAGAATGTGCAGTATCAGATCCTTTGGAAAAACACCTCTTCCCAGTTTGCCCGAAATCGAAAAGAGTATGGTCTCCGGCACCGTAAATGAATACAGTTCTCCGTTTGCCAGAGCATGATTTGCTTCGGTGGTGCCTATGCCGAAGGCAAGAGCTCCAAGTCCGCCCTGAGTGCACGTGTGAGAGTCAGTCGCCACAGCTATTTCACCGGGAAGAACAAACCCCTCTTCTCCTGCAACGGTATGTTCTATCCCGTCTCCTTCATGATACATCTTCACGCCTGTCTGCGAGGAGAATTCGTGCATCAGTCCGATTCCCCTGCTCACGCTTTCGGAACAGGAGGGAACGCTGTGGTCCGGGAAGAAGTTCACTCTCGAACGATCAAACACATACGGCTTCTTCCCCGCTTCCCTGAATATTTGACCGAAATCCCTGTCGAAGTTTAGAATCGCAGGAGGCGCGATGACCTCATTAAGATAGAGCCTGTCCACCGGCAGCGCATCTATTTTCTCTCCCGCACGGACATCCCTCCCCATGGCCCTGGAGACTATCTTCTCCACTGCGGTTCGCTTCATTTATACGCCTCCGTCATGCATGGCAATCTCGCCTGTCACTGTCTGTCTGGCCGCCTGTGCCAGCTGCACCAGTTCGTCTGTGGAAGTGATGCTTCCGTTGTCTCCCCTCTCCTTAACCTTCCTGACCACCCAACCCAGTTCCTTCGGTCCAAGGCTGATGTTCAGCGCATTGAGCTGCGCGGCAATGCCGTGCCTCCCAGAGTGCTTTCCCGCCTGCATCCACCTGCCTCTTCCGACGATGCCAGGATCGAACGGTTCATATGTGAGTGGATTTTCCATGATGCCCTGGGTATGTATGCCCGATTTGTGGCCGAATGCGTTGGTCCCGACAATCGGCTTGTTGACCGATATGGGGAATCCCGTGATCTCTGAAACGAAATTGCACGCTTCTGCGAGCCTACCGATCCTGATGCCCGTACTGAAACCGTAGAGCCTCTGCGCGGCCATCACGAACTCCTCGAGCGATGTATTGCCCGCTCTTTCCCCTATGCCTATGAGAGTTGTGTGCACTTGCTTCGCACCGGCCTCCACAGCCGAAATGCTGTTGGCTACAGCCAGTCCAAAATCATTGTGGCAGTGTACGCTGACGTCAATGCCAGTGGCGAAGATGGCCCGTACCAGTGCTCTCATTCTTTCAGGTGTACATATGCCAACCGTGTCCGCTATGTCGAACATTGTTGCACCGGCATCCCTCACGACACGTGCCACTTCGATTAGGTGAGACGTGTCTGTCCGTGTAGCATCCATCGCGGAGAACTCAATCTCAAGGCCGTGTGCCTTTGCAAATTCGACCGCATCCACGGCCTTCTTCATCATCTCTTCACGCGAAATTCTCAGCTGGTCTCTCAGGTGTATGTCTGATGATGAAATGAAGATGTGTATGCCGCCTACGCCGCAGTCAATCGCCTTTTCGATGTCCCTTATCTCTGCGCGTGCCAGGCATGTCACTTTGGCATCGAGTTCCGAGGATGCAATCATACTTACGGCCTTCTGCTCTCCCGCTGATGTTATCGGGAAACCCGCTTCAATTGTATTTACGCCGAGGTCATCTAGCATTCTTGCTATGTCCATCTTCTGTCTTTCCGTGAGAGATATGCCCGGCGTCTGTTCGCCATCCCTCAGTGTGGTGTCAAGTATGCTTACAGCACCTCTGCCGAAAGGAGTCGTGGCGTCGCCGATGTCTGTTGCGTACGGTTCTATCTCTGCAGGCACATTGTTTCCAATCCGCACATGGGCGGAACGTTCAGTAGCTGAGTATTCACTTCTCAAAAATACCACCTGGAATGATAGAGAGACAACAGACTGATCGCAGTCTGTGTCTCTCAGTTCAACAAAAGCAAGGCTGCATCATGCGAGACAAAAACAGCTGAAGCAGTCGTGCAATTGTTCATCTGTATGCGACATAGTAGCTTGCTTTTTAAACTTTTCTGTACGCTTTTTTCTGTGAGTTGCACAGCGCAGCAAACGGTCGGTTTCGGGGGAATCGTGATGGAACAGGTATATTGCTTTGTGCATCCGTATATTTTTAAAAACTTCAGTTCGAGTCAAGCATCAATGTTGTCTTCGAACGAGATTGAAATCCATTTTTATGCTAAGCGCCGTGCCATTGCTCTACTCATGATGCGGCGTGGTTTCAGACTCCGTAACTGCAATAATCCACGATACACTGCCTTCAGGAAACAACGTCTCTGTTTGTGACATAATTGTGTTGCAATTTCAGCTTTTATCTGCAAGCTGCTCCGATACACTGACCTCTGCGCCTCCGGCGAGTTCGATGAGCCTTTTAACCGGAATCCTGAAGACTGAGTTTGTTTCACCGCCCGCAGTCCAAACGTGTTTGAATCGTTTGAGTGATGTGTCAATCAGCGTGCGCACCTCGCCGTTGTGCGGAAACGGCGGAACCCCACCGGCAGTATATCCCGTGAGTTTTTTCACCTCATTCCTCGGTGCCAATCTGACCTTTGAGCCCAGTGCAGATGAAAGTTTCGATGTGCTTACTCTCATGTCTCCTGAAACAACAACGACAAACGTCCCTGCGCCTGTGAAAACAACGGATTTCGCAATTTCAGCCACGCTGCAACCCAGTGCGGCTGCAGCGAGTTCCGAACTCTCGGTGCTCTCTGCGAACGTTACAATTTCTGCGGGCAGGCCCCGTTCAGCAATATATTTGCGGACCCTTTCGACATCGTCTGGCATTCCGGTATGTATCGGTAAAGCCGCTATTATATTTTCGATTTACGCAGCAGGGCTGAAAAATCTAAACGCACAGAGTTATTCAGATAGCATTATTGCTTTTCGGAGGGAGCGCCATCGGATATGATCCAAGCACTTTTACATACTGTGAAAGGCCGCGCAACCGTCTGACTGCGTTTATGCATGCTTCATCATCCATGTTTCCTTCGAAATCCATGAATAGGTGGTATTCCCAGGGATGCCCTTTCTTTGGTCTCGACTCGACCTTGCACAGATTGATGCCCAGTTCCGCAAAAGGCGCCAGTGCCTTGTATAAAGATCCTGGTGTGTGGTCCACTGAAAATATGAGCGATGTCTTTGCCTGTTCAGCTACATGTTGAGAGTCCCTGGACAGGATCAGGAACCGGGTGTAGTTCGCGCTCTTTCCCTCTATGCCTTTCTCTATGACTGAAAGACCGTACAGTGCTGCGTTTTGCTCACCGGCTATCGCCGCGCCGTCCTTCATGCCCTTTTCCTTTATCATGCGTACGCTTCCAGCTGTGTCGTAGGTTCCCACCATCTTGACTCCAAGCCGGGTAAGAAATTCCCTGCACTGCTCAATCGCCTGGGGGTGTGAGTACACAGTCCGGATCTCTGAAAGGTGCGCTCCGTGAAGGCCTATTAGGCAGTGTTCGATTTTCAGCACGATTTCGCCAGTAATATTCAATGTCGTTTCTGCAAGCATGTCGTACGTTTCATAGATATTTCCCCCGATAGAGTTCTCAACTGGTACTACCCCTGCTTCCGTTTCGCCATTTTCGACTGCCCTGAATACATCACTGACAGTTCTCAGCGGGACGGGCTCAACATCTTGCCCGAAGTGATCGAATATTGCCTGTTCGCTGTATGCACCGTGCTCTCCCTGGAAGCCTATGTGTTTGACTGACAATTCATCCATCCATGTGTTCTGATGAGCTGTGTGTCACTTCTTCGCTCAAGGAACAGTAGGTGACATACTCTTCCCATTAAAAGGTGTCGTCTTGCCGCTTCAGTGTATATGTTTATTCTACCTCAGTTTTCACTTTGGTGTACCATCTGAATCAGTAGACGTGCGGGAGGAACAATACTTCATCGCGCAAGGAAGGGCATATTTCATATTTTGGGCGCGAAACTTCTCTTGTCAGAAACTTTAATAGTTGGATGATTTCATGCACACCCACGGAGAAGAGACAATTTGTCTAGCATCTCACCCTCCATACTTTCCAGCGATTTTGGAAACCTTCGTTCCGAAGTCAGAATGATTGACGCTGCTGGAGCCAGCAGCGTCCATATAGATGTCATGGACGGGCATTTCGTGCCAAATCTGACGTTCGGACCAGCACTTGTCAAATCTATCAGAGATGCCACGAAACTGCGTTTCGATACTCATCTTATGATTGAAAGGCCGGACAAGTTCATACCTCAATTTTCGGATGCAGGTTCAGACCTTCTGATAGTTCATCCTGAAGCAAAGCACGATATGCGGAAGACGCTGAAACTCATTGCAGACTGCGGCAAGAGACGAGGTGTGGCCGTGAATCCGGAAACACCAATAGTGAAAGTGCACGATTACATTGCTGACGCGGATCTTCTGCTCATAATGACAATCAATCCAGGCTTTGGCGGGCAGAAATTCATGCCTGAAATGATACCCAAGGTCGAGGAGGCACGCAGGTACATAGACAGGGAGGGCCTGAGAGCGATAATATCGATAGACGGCGGTGTTGACCTCGAGAATGGGAAACTGCTGCTAAGTGCTGGCGCACACGAGCTCGTTGCAGGGACGGCTGTCTTTCGTTCCGGAAATCCAGCCGAGGCCATCAGGCGATTCATTGCGCTCTGAGATATTATACTCAGGTCATGACTGTTAATTGCAATTTAATCGATGGATTACTCCCGTTGGTTCTGATGCTTGCAATTGATAGAACGCCTTCCAACAGGCATATTGATGGGTCTAATACAGCCAGTCCTCACTTCTGCGTGATCTTGCATTAGGAAGGAGTCTAGGCACAGGGTTTAAATTCTCCAATGTGAGAACATTGTGGATGTTTTCCGTTTGGAGACTGCAAGTGAAAAATTTCGGCAGGAATCTGATATGCATTTCCCCAGGCACGCCCTGGTTATTGAATGCACTGTTTCTTCGATTTTCGAACTGATTAACGTATTTTTCAAAAGAACTGTCCTGAAAGTTAGATTATGGTGTATTTCATGGGTGGCAGTGTAATGTCGCACAAGCTACCGAGCGAAGAAGACATCGCAAAGGCAATCATATCGTGCCTCAATGAACACGGAGTGGTGAATTCTCAGAGGAAGCTTGGTGAACTGGTAAGACAGAAAATCAAAGGGGAGGAAAGCAGTTATATTGTAAGCGACAAGAGAATCAGAAAAATCGCAATATCCAGGAAACTGGTCGAACTCGAATTGAAATATAAGGAAGAGAGATACAGCAGTCTCCCTCACAAGTGCCCAATATGCGGCTCTAGACTCAAACGGTTGAGAAACATGACTGTTTATGGAGGTACCGTGACGCTCGGCTACATTTGCAACGGATGCAAGTACTGGACGGGCCTGAAGAGAAACGTCCCAGCCAGATATATTTTCACCTCCAGAAGGTAGGAGAAACCGATTGTCTCTTCATTCATTTCTGAAACAACCTTTAAATCGGTGTCATCATTTCAATCAGGGTAATCAGAGTGCAAAGAGGAGGCGTTTTTCATTAGGCCGCTGAACGCACTTTTCAGCGTTCACGACAAACAGGGATTGGGGGAGTTTGCCCTCGAGCTTCAAAAATTCGGCATCGGCTTTTATGCAACCGACAGCACAGGCGCGTATCTGGAAACGCATGGTATAAACGTCAGGCGCATTTCTGACATAACAGGCTTTTCAAATCTCCTTGATGGGCGGGTGAAGACACTTCATCCGTCCATCTTCGCGTCGATACTCGCGGTACGCGGCGACCCTGAGCATATGAAACAACTCTCTTCGCTCAACATGCCGCCGATAGACATTGTGGTTTCGGATCTCTATCCCTTCGAATCTGCTGTCAGGGAGCCAAATCGCAGGCTGGAGCACATGCTCGAAAATATAGACATAGGTGGTGTTTCTCTCATCAGAGCTGCGGCAAAGAATTTCCAGAACGTTGCTGTTGTAACCGAGAAGCGGCAGTTTAAGGAAGTCGTACAGGACCTCGAAAAAAACGGCGGCTCTTTTTCAGATCATCTGCTCAGAGAGCTCTGTATCTCCGCCTATCGTAAGACTGCATACTATGACAGCGTGATCGCAGAAGCACTTTCCGGGATGCTCGGCATTGACGGATTTCCT contains:
- a CDS encoding 3-isopropylmalate dehydratase, yielding MKLKGRIVRKFGNNINTDFIIPANLLQESWEGSFFAEHAFEKYDPGFAAACRKNERNIVVAGENFGCGSSREQAVYSLKFNNVVAVIALSFPDIFYRNAVNNGLPLLKAQSVDEMSPGQEIEINLEDRIVLSESGERLSSLLVDDKELEVVMRGGNLGMARSRLKERLSSGR
- a CDS encoding isocitrate/isopropylmalate dehydrogenase family protein, yielding MEGDGIGPEVMRAVYPIIEAVADKFSFEVKLESADAGDRVKNASGTALPERSLEIIRSSDACLKAPVGQCAAEVIVKLRQLLDLYANIRPARNLPGVASVCSNVDLVVVRENTEDLYRGMEFEFEGGALALRLITQKATARVAEYASKLAAGRNRGKRVTCVHKSNVLKVTDGLFSRTCRETVSKFGGVRYDEMLVDAAAMNLVRDPAAFDIIVTSNLYGDILSDEAAQVVGGLGFAPSANIGEEHAIFEPVHGSAFDIAGRDVANPVALILSGAMMFRHLSMKKAASEYSGAAEAIEAAVSELLSKGISTPDAGGSCTTSQFGKAVAKAIRETHDSA
- the rpe gene encoding ribulose-phosphate 3-epimerase; translated protein: MSSISPSILSSDFGNLRSEVRMIDAAGASSVHIDVMDGHFVPNLTFGPALVKSIRDATKLRFDTHLMIERPDKFIPQFSDAGSDLLIVHPEAKHDMRKTLKLIADCGKRRGVAVNPETPIVKVHDYIADADLLLIMTINPGFGGQKFMPEMIPKVEEARRYIDREGLRAIISIDGGVDLENGKLLLSAGAHELVAGTAVFRSGNPAEAIRRFIAL
- a CDS encoding YbaK/EbsC family protein, whose amino-acid sequence is MPDDVERVRKYIAERGLPAEIVTFAESTESSELAAAALGCSVAEIAKSVVFTGAGTFVVVVSGDMRVSTSKLSSALGSKVRLAPRNEVKKLTGYTAGGVPPFPHNGEVRTLIDTSLKRFKHVWTAGGETNSVFRIPVKRLIELAGGAEVSVSEQLADKS
- a CDS encoding 3-isopropylmalate dehydratase large subunit, with product MKRTAVEKIVSRAMGRDVRAGEKIDALPVDRLYLNEVIAPPAILNFDRDFGQIFREAGKKPYVFDRSRVNFFPDHSVPSCSESVSRGIGLMHEFSSQTGVKMYHEGDGIEHTVAGEEGFVLPGEIAVATDSHTCTQGGLGALAFGIGTTEANHALANGELYSFTVPETILFSISGKLGRGVFPKDLILHILGMMGEGGCSRRVAEFSGDTVSAMEMDGRFTMCNLSVEMGARSALVNPDHITAEYVRQAFVNTGRHFDEHAMINARTSDADADYAGRVDIDASTVEPTVSLPHSPANAKPVSEVHDEIDTVFIGSCANARKTDLEIVARILRGRRVSSSVNLIVIPASRRVFNWAASNGILSAIADAGANIESSNCGPCFGKHMGVLGPGNRCLSTSNRNYRGRMGADDAFIYLSSPAVAAASALEGRITDPRNYIGDDA
- the pheA gene encoding prephenate dehydratase: MDELSVKHIGFQGEHGAYSEQAIFDHFGQDVEPVPLRTVSDVFRAVENGETEAGVVPVENSIGGNIYETYDMLAETTLNITGEIVLKIEHCLIGLHGAHLSEIRTVYSHPQAIEQCREFLTRLGVKMVGTYDTAGSVRMIKEKGMKDGAAIAGEQNAALYGLSVIEKGIEGKSANYTRFLILSRDSQHVAEQAKTSLIFSVDHTPGSLYKALAPFAELGINLCKVESRPKKGHPWEYHLFMDFEGNMDDEACINAVRRLRGLSQYVKVLGSYPMALPPKSNNAI
- a CDS encoding homoaconitate hydratase is translated as MEPYATDIGDATTPFGRGAVSILDTTLRDGEQTPGISLTERQKMDIARMLDDLGVNTIEAGFPITSAGEQKAVSMIASSELDAKVTCLARAEIRDIEKAIDCGVGGIHIFISSSDIHLRDQLRISREEMMKKAVDAVEFAKAHGLEIEFSAMDATRTDTSHLIEVARVVRDAGATMFDIADTVGICTPERMRALVRAIFATGIDVSVHCHNDFGLAVANSISAVEAGAKQVHTTLIGIGERAGNTSLEEFVMAAQRLYGFSTGIRIGRLAEACNFVSEITGFPISVNKPIVGTNAFGHKSGIHTQGIMENPLTYEPFDPGIVGRGRWMQAGKHSGRHGIAAQLNALNISLGPKELGWVVRKVKERGDNGSITSTDELVQLAQAARQTVTGEIAMHDGGV